A region of Nerophis lumbriciformis linkage group LG26, RoL_Nlum_v2.1, whole genome shotgun sequence DNA encodes the following proteins:
- the LOC133623630 gene encoding uncharacterized protein has translation MEPQPSHIKKEEEYPLIPHFKEEEEDPLTPLFKKKAMDPLSPHIKEEEENPLTLHIKEEEEDPLSPHIKEEEEEHSISQQGEHVEGLEEVDVTKMPVTGVPVKSEDDEVKGEREAEPPSSSSTQHMTTEADGDHCGGSQADKLLAPLSDSEDTTSHSPDTDDEHSKDDATCHTDNTHFTCSHCDKTFKYPSKLKRHMRTHTGEKPFSCSICCKDFTHRHDLKIHVRIHTGEKPFSCSICGKDFTHRHNLKIHTRIHTGEKPFSCSECGKAFVRRSTLKVHMRTHTGEKHFSCSICEKGFVRSQCLKVHMRTHTGEHYFSCSECGKAFVRRSTLKVHMRTHTGVIPYTCSVCCQSFIQSLHLKRHMRTHTGEKVLSCSVCGERFSSKYQCKKHKCAGQ, from the coding sequence atggagccacagccctcccacatcaaaaaggaagaggaatacccactgatcccccattttaaagaggaagaggaggacccactgacacccctttttaaaaagaaagcaatggatccactgagccctcacattaaagaggaagaggagaacCCACTGacccttcacattaaagaggaagaggaggacccactgagccctcacattaaagaggaagaggaggaacacagcatcagtcagcagggagagcatgttgaaggactggaggaggttgatgtcaccaagatgccagtgactggtgtccctgtgaagagtgaagatgatgaggtcaaaggtgagagagaggcggagcctccaagcagcagctcaactcaacacatgacaacagaagctgatggagaccactgtggaggatcacaagcagacaagctcttagctccactatcagatagtgaggacacaacgtcacactctcctgacactgatgatgaacactctaaagatgatgcaacatgtcacactgacaacacacacttcacatgttctcactgtgacaaaacttttaaatatccTAGTaaattgaaaagacacatgagaacacacactggagaaaaacctttttcatgttcaatctgctgTAAAGATTTTACTCATAGGCACGATTTGAAAATACacgtgagaatacacactggagaaaaacctttttcatgttcaatctgcggtaaagattttactcataggcacaatttgaaaatacacacgagaatacacactggagaaaaacctttttcctgctcagaatgtggtaaagctTTTGTACGAAGAAGcactttgaaagtacacatgagaacgcacactggagaaaaacattTCTCTTGTTCAATCTGCGAGAAAGGTTTTGTAAGAAGTCAGtgtttaaaagtacacatgagaacacacactggagaacattatttttcctgctcagaatgtggtaaagctTTTGTACGAAGAAGcactttgaaagtacacatgagaacacacactggagtaaTACCTTATACATGTTCAGTATGTTGTCAAAGTTTTATACAAAGTCtgcatttgaaaagacacatgagaacacacacaggagagaaagtgttgagttgcagtgtgtgtggtgaaagattctcttctaagtaccagtgtaagaaacataAGTGTGCtggtcagtga